From bacterium, one genomic window encodes:
- a CDS encoding NAD-dependent epimerase/dehydratase family protein has translation MKILITGAAGFIASHIADAYIEAGHEVVIVDNLSTGRKENIHPKAVFHQMDIRDKSLSAIFEQHRFDVVNHHAAQMDVRRSVEDPIYDAEVNALGFLNLLQNCAHTGVKKVIFASSGGAIYGEQDMFPADETHKTQPYSPYGITKLIGEKYLFFYHLTYGLQYVALRYANVYGPRQNPHGEAGVVAIFCERMLAGRQPVIYGSGEQTRDFVFVKDVVAANVAALSVAGCDTFNIGTAVETSVNQLFHKLNELTGAQMPEKHEAKKEGEQMRSVINPAKAGRGLGWKPRWSIDSGLAETVAYFRQSK, from the coding sequence ATGAAAATTCTCATCACCGGCGCCGCCGGATTCATCGCTTCTCATATCGCCGATGCCTATATCGAGGCCGGTCATGAGGTCGTCATTGTGGACAATCTGTCCACCGGTCGCAAGGAGAACATTCACCCCAAGGCCGTTTTTCATCAGATGGATATTCGCGATAAAAGCTTGAGCGCGATCTTTGAGCAGCACCGGTTCGACGTCGTCAACCACCACGCGGCTCAGATGGATGTGCGCCGGTCGGTGGAGGATCCCATCTATGACGCCGAGGTCAACGCACTGGGCTTTCTTAATCTGTTGCAGAACTGCGCGCATACCGGCGTTAAAAAAGTCATTTTTGCCTCTTCGGGCGGCGCCATCTACGGCGAGCAGGATATGTTTCCGGCGGACGAGACGCACAAAACCCAACCCTATTCACCCTATGGCATCACCAAATTGATCGGTGAAAAGTATCTGTTCTTTTACCATCTGACGTATGGCTTACAGTACGTAGCCCTGCGCTACGCCAATGTGTACGGCCCGCGGCAGAATCCGCATGGCGAGGCCGGCGTGGTGGCCATTTTCTGCGAGCGCATGCTTGCCGGCCGGCAGCCGGTGATCTATGGCAGCGGCGAACAGACCCGCGATTTTGTCTTCGTCAAGGACGTCGTCGCCGCCAACGTCGCCGCTCTGAGCGTGGCGGGCTGCGACACGTTCAACATCGGCACCGCCGTGGAGACATCGGTCAATCAACTTTTTCATAAGCTCAACGAGTTGACCGGTGCGCAAATGCCGGAAAAGCACGAGGCGAAAAAAGAGGGCGAGCAGATGCGCAGTGTCATCAACCCCGCTAAAGCGGGCCGCGGACTGGGGTGGAAGCCCCGCTGGTCGATCGACAGCGGTTTGGCGGAGACCGTGGCCTATTTTCGTCAGAGCAAATAG